The genomic interval GCAAGGAGAAGCGCGGAGGCTGCGATGGCCTCCGCGCTCGGTTCCCGGGGGAACGCTACCCGGCTCTTACTGCAGGCGGTAGTCGGTGACGACGATCGCGCCGTCGATGATCTGCTGCTTGACCGCGTTGACCTTCTCGACGAGGTCGGCCGGGATGAGGGCGGAGTTGTACTCGTCGAGGGCGTAGTCGACGCCGCCCTCGGCCAGGCCGAGGTTGAGGATGCCACCGGCGAACTCGCCGTTGACGACGTCCATGACGGAGTCGTAGGCGGCGTTGTCGACGCGCTTGAGCATGCTCGTCAGCCCGAAGTTCAGGGTGGTGGCGTCGTTATCGGTGTCGCCGAGCGGGTTCTGGTTGCTGTCGACGCCGATGAAGAAGATCGGCTTGGCGTTGCCACCGCACTTGGCGTCGTAGCCGGCGGGCTTGGCGATGCCCTCGAGCTGGGCGTCGATGGGGGTCGCGCGGGTGGCGCCGGACGGCACGAAGCACTGCTTCTCGTTGACGAAGTCGATCACGCCGTTGCCGGAGGCGCCGGCGGCCGCGAAGATGATGTCGGCGTTCTGGGCGTTCTGCGTGCTGGCGAGCTCCTTGGCGCGCGCGGGGTCGTTCCAGGCGTCGGGCGTCACGCCGACGTAGTTGCTGATGATCGTGCAGTCGGCGCAGGCCGCCTTGACGCCTTCCTGGTAACCGAGGTCGAAGGCGCGGATGAGGGGCACGTCCATCCCCCCGACGAAGCCGACGACGCCCGTGCGAGTGAGGCTGCCGGCGACGTA from Trueperaceae bacterium carries:
- a CDS encoding BMP family ABC transporter substrate-binding protein; translation: MRKLLILIAALLITGATAQDYVFGIVYDAGGKFDRSFNESTWTGVQRAQQDLQADGYEVEVIEFEGTPDTAAEGQRRIALEGAELLIAPGFLQADAITSVAQEFPRTSFVIIDAVSDGDNVRSVLFKEQEGSFLVGYVAGSLTRTGVVGFVGGMDVPLIRAFDLGYQEGVKAACADCTIISNYVGVTPDAWNDPARAKELASTQNAQNADIIFAAAGASGNGVIDFVNEKQCFVPSGATRATPIDAQLEGIAKPAGYDAKCGGNAKPIFFIGVDSNQNPLGDTDNDATTLNFGLTSMLKRVDNAAYDSVMDVVNGEFAGGILNLGLAEGGVDYALDEYNSALIPADLVEKVNAVKQQIIDGAIVVTDYRLQ